TAATTTTATGTGTTCAGATCTTTTCAGTGGTGTCTTGGAAAGTGCAGTTTTCCATAACTaattatttcagcaattttAATGGTTGAAAATGGGTTTGATTTACTCATGCTTAACTGACTGCTTGACtaatcctttttaaaatactgtacaTGGTGAGAGTTGTTTTGGTCAGTTGCATCTGGAATTTTTCAGTGCTGGTCCATGACTTGGTATTTGTAGATTGATTTGCCAGTGAAGCCTGTTCAGAaaaggggcagaggaggaaatATTGGGATTGTGATGTGCTGTATTGTCAGACTTTACTCTGCAGGTGAATTAAATAGCTCCATCATTTGAAGTTTAATTCACAAATAGAGTCCAAGTAAGCCAAGTATCTTTATAGATTTGCTAACCATATGGACAGTCTCTGTTTCTAGCCTTTGAAATAGTTGTATAGGCTCAGTATGAAGTTGGAATCAACACTTAAAATTATGAACATCTTATCTGAGATGTAGCCCCATCAATTTGCTGGTTTTACAGTGCCCTTGCTCTGCCATCACTGAATTTgaatgccagcagcagcagttggcTTTTTCTCACCTGTGGAAAAAGGTGTTGAATGGAGAGCtagaaaaataagaatgtgTTCTGCCTCTGGGTTTTCTCCTTACTGAGCTCATCCTTTCTGAGAACTTCAGCTATTTATGTTGTGTAGGCTCAATATTTAGGAAACAGGACTGAGGCATGGTCTTTCTctttatatttgaaattatatttggaTGCTTAAAATCATTTTAAACTGATGGATTGTGTAGAAATTAATATGGTTCCAGATGGTGACTATTGGAAATGAACTTCCTTTCAAGtattcttgttttgttttttgatttttgaacCTTCCAGATTATAATTGCAAAATCTAATTATTTGTACAGAAGTTGAGAAATGGAGGTCTCCTAATTCTTCTCCTTTGCCCAACTGTAACTGTGTTTATGACTAAGAAAGGTACCATGGACAGTTCTGTACTGAGTAGTGCTTACTCTTCACTGGGTACTTTCATGAGATCTAGGGCCTCTGTGAGAATGGCAAATGTGTTCTTTTGTGCTTAAATTGAGACTGAAATCTAGGAGACCTCATTTCTATTCCTGGCCCTTCTGAAGGTGTCCTGTATTGTTTTGGGACAGTGtgtaaatacattaaaatataagACCTTTATAAAACTTCAGTGAGAAATGTTATTCTTGTCAATTCTGAATGTGGGGTTTTCCTTTAACATTGCTGGTTAACTGGCCTGTCCTCTTATGCCTTAGAtttaatttgtttggtttggggttgttcTGTAGGAGGATAAAGATACGGATTCCACCAAAGAGCCTTTGGATGATCTCTTTCCCAATGATGAAGATGACCAAGGACAAGGAAGTAAGTGTATTTCAGATTACATTGTTGGTGTGCTTCTGCAGTGCAGAATATAAAGGTGCACTTTACAAAAATGCTTGCTTCACCACTCCACTGCAACACAACTGGAGTGATGAATGCCTCTGCTAGAATAGGGAATCCAGTCATTGGTATACATTCTGTACATTGGTGTGTACAGAACTGGGGCCTAGGTTTTTTAGAGGTTGCTAATTGCTGTAAAGTTCAGACTGatttaaattcagaatttctCCTGTTATCCTTCTTTGGGACTTCAGAATGGTTAGTTGCAAGTGACTATGGCAGATTCTGACCAGATAGTGGATTCTGTTAATAACCTTTTTAATGATCTGAGATTTTTGTGGCAGGTTTCAGTATGAAATCTTTTTCATATAATCTTTTGTCCTTCGCCAGGGTTGTCTGCATTGGTTTTAATATTAGTTGTGGAAGCATTGTTTGTCTTCAGGTGAGCAGGACTGAGGGAAATGCAGTGGAACTTGAGGCAGATGTTTGGTAGTGTGATTGAAAAAAGCTCTTGGTAGATAAGTAAGCTCTGCTGGTGGAATGTGTTTTTTGCGTGTTTGTTAATATAGAACATATTGTTGCTGGGGAGTCAGTGCAGTGTGGTGGGAGTAGAATGGTTTTTACCAGACAAATTACTTGAGGGAAAATGTCTGAAGGGACCCACCTTTGCAATCAGCAGTTTCAAATTTCCTTTATGGGCGTGCATACAAGGTTCACTGCGTTCTTGTCAGCATAGTAAAGCTACCCATAGCCAGCACTGAAGGGAAGGCTTGAAGGGTTTGCAGTAGGTCAGTGTTGATCATGAGCTCCTTCCTAGCTCATCCTTGCTTCCCTAGAATTTTGTAGTTGGAAGGTTGAGAGGCAAATCTCCCTTCTTAACTTCACTTTACAAAAGACAAAGTTGACATGTCAGTGATTTCTCTGACCTTccaaaaaaaggctgaaattctTCAGTGCTTTGGCAGGCAGTGACTCTGGGTATAGGCTTGGACTTGTGTGATTCCACTGCCATAAAAATGCTTCCACCTTCTGAGAGAATGGTTTTTGCTTAATAGAAAGGAGAGAATAAAATGAGGCTCAGAGAACGATGAACTTGTTCTCtagattttaatgaaaatgaacaAGACAGAATATTCTAAATCTCAAAATTGGTCAGGTGAAGAGAAAAGGAGTAGTACATTTTTGGGGGCAGTAGGAGAGTGAGGGTTGCAACAACCAAAGGTTAGGAGCTCCTGGAAAATAAGTGGTGAAGCTTGAGGGTTAGTGAGTAAAACTTAAAGGTTGACTTTGACTCAGGGCCTTTTGTCTTGCAGCTGTTATTTCTGGCATCCAAGGTGTTTCAGTCCTTTATGTGCTAATCTTAAGTGCTCCTTGGCATAGCAaacaaagggaaacaaaaaaaagtatgtttagagaagaagaataaaggaaaaggcttttctgcAGATATATACAGCTTATGTATGTTAGTATTCCTTTCCATATGAAAATAGCAATATTTGTAAGTGCGAAATTATTATATCATCTTGAGAATGGTTTGCTGAGCCAAAATAGTTTCCTGCTTTCTTCATTAGTTTATTACATTTAGCCCTTTGAGACATGAGAACTGTAGAAATAATAGTAATACAATACTGGACAGGATATGAGGAATAAAATAGTCATACTTCCACTCTCAGTGTTGAAGCCAGCCTGAGTGCTGTGAAATTCTAATGCTAATTCTGTGtattgaagaaataaaattcaatgaGTCTCATTTTGTGCCACTGAGCACTCAAGTGAGATGTTTTATTTACAGTCATCTTTTATACAAGTTGAAATTTTGTGGATTTCTTTCAGTTCAacaacagcacagcagtgcagcagctgctgcccaacAAGGTGGCTATGAAATTCCAGCAAGATTACGGACCCTACATAATCTTGTTATCCAGTATGCTTCCCAAGGTAGATATGAAGTTGCAGTACCTCTCTGTAAACAAGCTCTTGAAGATCTGGAGAAGACTTCAGGTCATGACCATCCTGATGTTGCCACTATGTTGAACATACTTGCTTTGGTGTACAGGTTGGTATACTGACATAGACAATTACCAGTGAAATAAATGCTTAGTTATTTGGCTACAACGTTTTTACATTTAGACtagaattttttccctgttctattttccttataaaattattattaaaaccCTCAAGAagttcctaaaatatttttatgtctcCCTATATGTAAAAGTCAAACAAAAGTTGCTGTATTTTTGCCTATACCTTTGCTTTGGGAATGAagttggttttgatttttgggtttttttgtctgctgAGGGGGCATGTCTTGATTACCCACTTCAAGTAATCTAGAGGTAGAAATTGGACGTCAATGTAGAAATGGTACATGCTCCGTACAGTCCTCAGCTACTAAACTATTTACAGTTACAGGCTTCAGGGTTCTGCTTCCTAATTTGTTAATATATTCTTGATTATTCTTCTATAGTAGCATCTATAAGGCATCTTTAGTAGTAGTGAACTCAGCTTAATTGTTAGGATTTTTCATTCCTGAATCCCCAGTGTTAATTACATCTCTTTACAATTCAGAGACCAGAACAAATACAAAGATGCAGCAAATCTCCTGAATGATGCCTTGGCCATCCGTGAGAAGACTTTGGGCAAAGATCATCCAGCGGTTTGTATACATCCAATATCATCATTTTAGTTTGTGTTTCACTCGACTTTTTTTCAACTAACTCTAATGTCAAACTCAACAGGAAAGGTTTTAAGACCTGGCTTGTCTTTAAACAGTACAGGTAGGAGGCCACATTCTATTCAGTGCTGTTTCACCATAAATAATTTGCCCATACTTGATTTTGGATTGGTTGGATTTTTTGTGGGAAATCAATTTGTCAAGGAAGATTTTTGCTTATTCAGATCTCTTTATTATACTCAGATTGAAGGGGCATTTCTGGTTTCATTTACTGCTGCTTGTAAATGAAATGTAAATCAAGCATTTGGAAAATTCATGTGATACTTTCGTGGCCTGTGGGACACAGGGCAGCTCAAAGTGTAGATGTGAGAGGTACCTTTGTAAGAGAAGAACATGTGAAGATGTGTGCACTGAATGACATTTTCACAAAGGAAGTAAAATTACTTCATGAtttaggtttttctttcctctgttgtGTATGTATGCATTTCATAATAGTTATTTCTTCACTTCCAAATTATGAGAGGTCTATCCTGTGCATGGAAAATTTAATAACATCAATGCCTTGCAGATGTGCTCATTTGTCAAGTATTTGTATCAGCATATTTCAGTGTACTTAATGTTTCTCTGCTGTTGACAGGTGGCAGCAACTCTGAACAATCTTGCAGTACTCTATGGTAAACGGGGAAAGTACAAAGAAGCAGAACCGTTGTGTAAGCGAGCTCTGGAAATCAGAGAAAAGGTATGAGTGACAAATTCAGAGCCTCTAAAGGGACTttgggaaagagaaagcaaagttAAATGCTTACTTTTTTATGCTTTGGTTGGGTAGATCTGTCAGATAAACCCCAGAGTTAACAATGCCCAGTAGTTAGGAGTGTCTGAAATTTAAAACAGTAGGAAATTCCACTAGTGCTACGGAATTGCTGGAACACTCTGGGTATATGctaaattctgtgttttgtgaGAAACCTTCTTTACCTTTGTCCTTCCTCTTTGATAGCTAAATAATCTTAGATTTGACAAGAGCATTGgagttaaaaaatgaaacttagCTAAAATTTTTAAGTTGATTATTCTCTAAGTGGATATTTATTTTAGTCCATGAGATTGCATCTTCTggtttatataaataataatttccctATAATGTTGTTTTACTGCTTACTTTGTTCTTCTTATGGATTGTTATGCATCATTCTCAGTTTGCCAGTTTGCAAAAGAATTGAGTCATTTTCATATctttgaaatgcagcttttgcttttgttgaaTTGAGGAGGAATAAAACTAACAGGATGTTTCTAAATGATTCATTTCTAGACCCTGACGAGATGATTAGAGAATGTTTTAATACAGTGTATTTCATTTCCAGGTCCTGGGGAAAGATCACCCTGATGTTGCCAAGCAGTTAAATAACTTGGCTTTGCTATGCCAGAACCAGGGTAAATATGAGGAGGTTGAATATTACTATCAGAGGGCACTTGAAATCTACCAAACTAAGCTGGGACCAGATGATCCAAATGTTgcaaaaacaaagaacaatCTGGTAAGCCTTTCCCAAAGTAGACCTGAGACAAAATTTCTCATGAATTGAAATGCACTTCTATCCACAATGTGTTGTATTTCTTGTTTATGAAGACAAATAAAGCAATGTGCTGATATCTTTTGGGGGTATTTTGTTTGTAGGCATCCTGCTATCTAAAACAGGGCAAGTTTAAACAAGCGGAAACTTTATACAAAGAGATTCTTACTCGTGCTCATGAACGGGAGTTTGGCTCTGTAGATGGTAAGAAACTGAGTCCCTAGGTTtgaatttatgttttatttttgtagttatgaaataatatttgcaaaaagtgTCCTGATTAAAATTGTTGTCTGCTTTAATGGACTTAAAAGGTGAGCTGATAGATGTGTTGGAAGTAACATTCATTATAAGAAGGCTTTTAGATACAGCAGCAAACATTTGATTCAAAAACATGAGGTAGACTTAGTGGGTTTATGTGTTATAGATTTTGTTTCTGGCCTAATTTTTCTTACACCTCACTAAACCCAGCTCTGGTATTTTTATAGAGGCAGAAAAATGTACATCACTTTTCAGTCACAGGAAAAAGTCAATGCAGGATTTTAGTGACATAAATAAAGACCTTATTAATGCAAGCTCTACAGTAACATATTTAAAGAATGGGGAAAATACCTTTAAATTGAGAATTACACTGTGCAGTGAAGTCATGTACCTTTTATAAACTAAAAATCCCAGTAAAGcattttcactgaatttaatGCAGTAGCATATGCACCACTTAGTAGATGTCAAAGTAGTTGTTaggataaaagaaataaattcatgtTTTCTAGCACAGAACTAGACACATGACAAATGGGTGGCAGTGTGTATTTACTTCAAAGCTTCTCAGAAGTAACTGTTTCTAAGTTCAGAtaagaaaaggagacagaattGTAAAACTGTAAAAGAgctgtgtgttttatttatctGCTGCTTCTAGTATGGACAGTAAGTTTTTTTGCAGCAATAGTATAATTGCTGGTTCTCAGCTTCATTTCAGAGTAGTGAAAATCCAACAATCAATACCTTGTAGTTTTGTTCTTctctaaaatgcttttcttgtttCACCAGATGAAAATAAGCCTATCTGGATGCATgcagaagagagggaagaatgCAAAGTAAGACCATTGCTGTAAATCTTTTTTGGAGCTTATATTTGTTTAGGTTGcaaatcagatatttttttcaacGATACCTTTGTTctagggaaagcaaaaagatGGCACATCTTTTGGAGAGTATGGTGGCTGGTACAAAGCTTGCAAAGTTGATAGGTGAGTAACTTCTTTACAGGACAAACAACTCATTAATACTCAGTGCCTCagattaaagcatttttaaaaatggaaccACAGCAACTCCTTGGTTAGGACTATAAAAAGGAAAGTATTAAACATAGGCCCAAGACTGGTTTTTAGCAATACAGCAGCAGTTCTCAAGTCCTGAGGCTGATTAGATCCAGTGACATGAAATTGCACCAGTTGTGTTCTTGGCAGTCCTTCAGGTGGCAGCGTAGGTCACCTTTCCCTCTCTTCCACTCCCTGGCACgtctgccctccctgcccctgcagggcctCTGGAGAGGGCCAAAAATGAGACTGCAAATAACTGCACCTTTAGTCACCTTGCTGgcacaagaaaacaaagctaaGCTGCCACAACTAAGCATTACTTGGGTTTGTGAAACTTAAAGAATATAGTTGTGCGAATGACAATGTATACTTTAAAGTGAAATAAGGGAAACAAGGATTTCAACTTGGATTATAGTTGgtgaagtttggggtt
This sequence is a window from Serinus canaria isolate serCan28SL12 chromosome 5, serCan2020, whole genome shotgun sequence. Protein-coding genes within it:
- the KLC1 gene encoding kinesin light chain 1 isoform X4, translated to MYENMSTMVYLKEEKLEKLTQDEIIAKTKQVINGLEALKNEHNSILQSLLETLKCLKKDDETNLVEEKSNMIRKSLEMLELGLSEAQVMMALSNHLNAVESEKQKLRAQVRRLCQENQWLRDELANTQQKLQKSEQSVAQLEEEKKHLEFMNQLKKYDDDISPSEDKDTDSTKEPLDDLFPNDEDDQGQGIQQQHSSAAAAAQQGGYEIPARLRTLHNLVIQYASQGRYEVAVPLCKQALEDLEKTSGHDHPDVATMLNILALVYRDQNKYKDAANLLNDALAIREKTLGKDHPAVAATLNNLAVLYGKRGKYKEAEPLCKRALEIREKVLGKDHPDVAKQLNNLALLCQNQGKYEEVEYYYQRALEIYQTKLGPDDPNVAKTKNNLASCYLKQGKFKQAETLYKEILTRAHEREFGSVDDENKPIWMHAEEREECKGKQKDGTSFGEYGGWYKACKVDSPTVTTTLKNLGALYRRQGKFEAAETLEEAAMRSRKQGLDNVHKQRVAEVLNDPESMEKRRSRESLNVDVVKYESGPDGGEEDGTGSLKRSGSFSKLRASLRRSSEKLVRKLKGGNSRDTEPKNPGNEIIV